CTTTCAAGTTTACGATGGCGACTTGCCGGATTCCGCCCTGGATCAGTACTTACAGGTGGATGCGATCGCCGTTGACACAGAAACGATGGGGCTGATCACGCCGCGCGATCGCCTTTGCCTGGTTCAACTCTGCGATGCCCAAGGCTACGGATCCGTGATTCGGATTGCACGGAGACAACCCGAAGCGCCTAACCTCAAAAAACTGATGGAAACTGAAACCATTGTCAAAATTTTCCATTTCGCTCGGTTTGATGTCGCCGCGTTGCGCTACTACTTAGATATAGTTGTCAATCCGCTCTTTTGTACGAAAGTTGCAAGCAAACTTGCCCGTACCTATACGCCACGCCACGGCCTAAAAGACTTGGTGCTGGAATTTGAACAGGTGGAACTGGATAAAACGTCTCAAAGTTCAGACTGGGGAAATATTGAAGCTCTGTCCGAGAATCAACTGCGCTATGCAGCGAATGACGTGATTTATCTTCCCAAAGCACGGCTCAAACTCATTGAAATGCTGAAGCGGGAAGACCGTTGGGGTCTGGCCCAGCAGTGCTTTCAATGTATTCCAACCTTTGCTGAACTCGATCTACTCCAGTATCCCAACATCTTTGAGCATTAGATGACGATGCACACTCCAATTTACTCTGTGCAAAGAAACATTACACAAATTTACGAAGAATAAATATTCAAATTCAAAACAATGGCATCATTTCGGAGAGTTTTGGGGCACACTAAGGCAAGAAGATTGGGTAAGCCTACACATCGATTGCGAGTCGAGCTGAATAGATGGAGAAGATATGAGTAGTATCGAAAAAATCGTAGAGCAAGCATTGCAAGATGGATACCTCACCCCAGCTATGGAAGCCGAGG
Above is a window of Synechococcales cyanobacterium T60_A2020_003 DNA encoding:
- a CDS encoding ribonuclease D, which translates into the protein MDFKDFQVYDGDLPDSALDQYLQVDAIAVDTETMGLITPRDRLCLVQLCDAQGYGSVIRIARRQPEAPNLKKLMETETIVKIFHFARFDVAALRYYLDIVVNPLFCTKVASKLARTYTPRHGLKDLVLEFEQVELDKTSQSSDWGNIEALSENQLRYAANDVIYLPKARLKLIEMLKREDRWGLAQQCFQCIPTFAELDLLQYPNIFEH